A part of Dehalogenimonas sp. W genomic DNA contains:
- a CDS encoding recombinase family protein, whose protein sequence is MKVVIYCRVSSDSQDVDLSIGAQLRALRDYAARQGHEIVREFVDEAESGRTADRPEFLRMIGMAKSVKPPFEVVLVWKLNRFSRNRLDSITYKALLKSRGIKVISINEPLDDSPSGQLLEGVIETMDSFFSASLAQDIKRGLKENTQRGFYNGSHPPYGLHKVPVQDGAKTRYKLEPDAEESQSMRAIRRIFELAFTDIGSKEIAKTLNREGIKTSTGQLWGKTTVYKILTNEAYCGTLVWGGHRGRESDSVRIESAIPAIVSKEAFIELQNRMSAKKPTIIHPRTVPSFYLLSGFLFCTCGHAMTGRSAKSHQYYYYMCNQGNKRGSEACSARALAKDRFEKAVIDQVKSRILNNDWLEDLVKLVNEDLDSNHGNLKEQLVQIDVELKEIKNRLSKLYEALETGKVSLDDLAPRIRELRQRQEELSKRRLVVEVEDIAQGVTHVDAVKIKAFAEELKTLLDEADFAESKAFLRSFIKRIEVGKETATIYYNLPIPVSGGKEEVSVLPMVTFGGPWGTVPELLFDKKELIPVLQHFLVSYLN, encoded by the coding sequence ATGAAAGTCGTTATCTATTGCCGAGTTTCGAGCGATTCTCAGGACGTTGATCTATCAATAGGAGCCCAACTTCGGGCGCTAAGGGATTATGCTGCCAGGCAGGGGCATGAAATCGTCCGGGAATTTGTTGATGAAGCAGAGAGCGGCCGCACCGCCGACCGGCCAGAATTTTTAAGAATGATTGGCATGGCCAAATCTGTCAAACCACCTTTTGAGGTGGTACTAGTTTGGAAGCTAAATAGGTTTTCTCGAAACAGACTCGACTCAATCACCTACAAGGCGCTACTCAAGAGTAGGGGCATCAAAGTCATCTCGATCAATGAGCCACTTGATGACAGCCCGTCTGGTCAGCTTCTGGAAGGCGTAATCGAAACCATGGATTCATTTTTCAGCGCCAGCCTCGCTCAGGACATTAAACGGGGCTTAAAAGAAAACACCCAGCGTGGTTTCTATAACGGTAGCCACCCGCCTTATGGCCTTCATAAAGTGCCGGTTCAGGACGGAGCTAAAACCCGGTATAAGCTCGAACCGGATGCCGAAGAAAGCCAATCCATGCGTGCGATACGCCGCATTTTTGAGCTGGCATTTACAGACATCGGTAGCAAAGAAATTGCCAAAACCCTGAATCGTGAGGGGATAAAGACTTCGACCGGGCAGCTATGGGGTAAAACCACCGTCTATAAAATACTGACTAACGAGGCCTATTGTGGCACCCTTGTTTGGGGTGGACATCGGGGCAGAGAGAGCGATAGCGTCAGAATAGAAAGTGCGATACCGGCAATTGTCAGTAAGGAAGCTTTTATTGAGCTTCAAAATCGGATGAGTGCCAAAAAACCAACCATTATCCATCCGCGCACTGTGCCGAGTTTCTACCTTCTAAGCGGCTTTCTGTTCTGCACCTGCGGTCATGCCATGACCGGCAGGAGCGCTAAATCCCACCAGTACTACTATTACATGTGCAATCAAGGGAACAAGAGGGGAAGTGAAGCCTGTAGCGCCCGGGCTCTAGCCAAAGACCGCTTCGAAAAGGCAGTCATCGATCAGGTTAAAAGCCGAATCCTGAACAACGATTGGTTAGAAGATCTGGTGAAATTGGTCAATGAAGATCTTGATTCAAACCACGGCAACTTGAAAGAACAACTCGTCCAGATTGACGTGGAATTAAAAGAGATCAAGAACAGGCTGTCCAAACTGTATGAAGCGCTGGAGACAGGCAAAGTGAGCCTTGACGACTTGGCTCCACGGATCAGGGAATTGCGTCAACGGCAGGAAGAACTGAGCAAGCGAAGACTAGTGGTGGAAGTTGAAGACATTGCCCAAGGGGTGACCCATGTTGATGCCGTAAAAATCAAGGCTTTCGCTGAGGAGTTAAAGACGTTGCTGGATGAGGCCGATTTTGCCGAAAGCAAAGCTTTCTTGCGTTCGTTCATAAAAAGGATCGAGGTCGGCAAGGAAACAGCAACGATTTATTATAATTTGCCGATCCCGGTATCCGGGGGAAAGGAGGAAGTATCAGTTCTGCCTATGGTTACCTTTGGTGGGCCGTGGGGGACTGTCCCCGAACTCTTATTCGACAAGAAGGAATTGATCCCGGTGCTCCAACATTTCTTGGTGTCATATCTCAATTGA
- a CDS encoding flavodoxin family protein: MKVLVTYFSQTGNTEKVAKSIYEEISQANDVDLKKLDDVGVEDFAGYDFVFIGSPLHSANLAAPVKKYLANIQAGSNQKMAGFITHFSAAYPNQDMEGFTEPIKAVCKEKKIEYKGCFDCQGFLAEALHEPIKTALNLSDEAWGEMHKQMTGHPNEEDLISAKAFAREVLN, from the coding sequence ATGAAAGTATTAGTTACATATTTTAGTCAAACTGGAAATACGGAAAAGGTCGCTAAAAGTATCTACGAAGAAATATCCCAAGCAAATGATGTGGATTTGAAAAAGCTTGATGATGTCGGAGTTGAAGATTTTGCTGGATATGATTTCGTCTTCATTGGTTCGCCCCTCCATTCAGCCAATCTGGCTGCACCGGTCAAGAAATATTTGGCTAATATTCAGGCAGGTTCGAATCAAAAAATGGCTGGTTTCATAACCCATTTTTCTGCGGCTTATCCGAACCAGGACATGGAGGGATTTACAGAGCCTATCAAAGCAGTATGCAAGGAAAAAAAGATTGAATACAAAGGGTGTTTTGACTGCCAGGGATTTCTCGCTGAAGCCTTGCACGAACCAATAAAAACTGCTCTTAATCTATCTGACGAGGCATGGGGTGAAATGCATAAACAGATGACTGGACACCCTAACGAAGAAGACCTGATAAGCGCCAAAGCTTTTGCCAGAGAAGTTTTAAACTGA